CTTCCACGGTAGCCGTTCGAATCACGATCGCGAAGTCGGCGTCCCCGGTCCAGGAGTAGTAGCCGACGCCGCCCCCGTAGAGGCCGCGCGGCTCGGTCTCGAGTTCGTCGATGATCTCCATCGCGCGGATCTTCGGGGCGCCCGAGAGCGTTCCGGCGGGGAACGCCGCCCGCGTCGCGTCGAACGCGTCGGGAGACGCTGTCTCCCGGGCTGCCGAACGCTGTTCGGCACCATCCGCACCGGAGGCCAGTTCGCCCGTTACCGTCGACTCGATGTGCTGGACGTGGCTGTACTTCAGCACGTTCATGAACTCGTCGACGCGGACCGAGCCCGGTTCGGCGACGCGGCGCACGTCGTTGCGCGCGAGGTCGACCAGCATCGTGTGCTCCGCGCGTTCCTTCTCGTCGGCCAGCATCTCGCCGGCCAGCCGGCGATCCTCGACCGGGCTCGAGCCCCGATCGCAAGTGCCCGCGATGGGGTTCGACATGACCTCGCGTCCGCGCACGGAGACCAGCGTCTCGGGACTGGCCCCGACGACGGTCAGTTCGTCGTGCTCGAGGAGGTACATGTACGGCGAGGGGTTCACCTCGCGCATCGCCTCGTAGAATCCGATGGGATCGATCTCACCGGAGAGCTCCCTCGTGCGCGAGACGACGCCCTGATAGATGTCGCCGTCGAGGACGTGCTCTTTCGCCCGTCGAACGCTCTCTTCGTACGTCGTCTTCGATCCCGCAACCTCGTCCTCCCGGACGAAGCCGCCGGTCTCCGGCTCCTCGGCCGTTCCGAGCGTCTCCTCGACGGCGGTCGCTTCCGCCAGCAGCGCGTCGTAGACCTCGTCGGGATCGTCCCCGGCTTCGAGCACCGGCGTGAAGACCAGCGAGACGGTCCCGTCGCGCTCGTCGAACGCGAGCGTCTTCGTCGTCAGGACGAACTGCGCGTCCGGGAACCGCGAGTCGGGGCGCTCGAGGCCGACCTCCTCGAGCCAGAGGTCGTAGACGGCGTCGTAGGCGAGAAAGCCGACGAGTCCGCCCTCCAGGTGCTGCCGATCGTGATCCGGGAAGTTCGCGAGGCGCACGTCCGGCAGCGCGGCCCGGAGCGCGTCGACCGTGTCCCCCTCGGGCTCCGTCTCGAGCGACTCGAGGGGCGGATCGTCCGAGAGCGCCTCGACCGAGGTCCCCTCCGGTCCGACCGTCACGACGGCCTCGGGCTCGTAGCCGACGTAGGAGTACCGGGCGTGACGGTCCGTCTGCGAGGAGTTCGGCCGGAACGCTCCGTCGGGGTCGCTCGAGGCGGTTTTCTCCGCGCTCTCGAGCAGAAACGCGTACGGCGATCGCTCCTGATCGCTCGAACTCGAGCGACCGGTCAGCGCAGCGTATGCGGCGAGGGGCGACGTCTCGACGTCGAGCGTGGCGACGGCCCGAACGACGACGGGGCGGTCGCCGGAATCGCCGGCGTGTTCGCGAAACGCCTCTCGGTCGACGTCGAGCGTCGCCCGCTCCGCCGACGATTGTTCCGGTTCGGTCATGATTGCAGGGCCGGCGTCGACGCGGTCTTCGCTCGCTCGACGAACGTTCGCACGGCGTCGGCGTCCTTGCCACCCTCGGGTGTCTCGACGCCGCTCGCGACGTCGACGGCGAACGGCTCGACCGTCCGCACCGCGTCGGCGACGTTCTCGGGCGTCAGTCCGCCGGCGAGAATCACTGGCGACTCGAGATCAGTTGTCGTCGTCCGGGTCCGGTTCCAGTCGTGGGTCTCGCCGGTACCGCCGCCGCCATCCTCGCCGGGCGTGTCGACGAGCAACCCGTCGGCGACGGCGTCGTAGCGCTCGGCGGTCGCCGCGGTCGCACCGCCCGCGTCGAGCGCCACCAGGAGCGTCGCGTCGATCCGCTCTCGTACCGACGCGAGTTCGTCCGGCTCGAGGGTTCCGTGGATCTGCACCGCGTCGGCCCCGACCGCATCCACCAGTTCGGTCGCCGCCGCCGGATCGTCCGGCATCGTCACGAGCACGGTCGTCACGAACGGCGGCGCGGCCGCGACGAGTTCGGCCGCCCGATCGGGCGACACCTCGCGGTGGGTGTCGACCGGCACGTCACAGATGACGCCGATCGCGTCCGTTCCGGCGTCGACGGCCGTCTCGAGGTCGTCCTCGGTCGTTATTCCACAGATCTTCACGCGCGTCATCGTGCCTCCTGTCCCGGGACCTCCGCTCGGTTCTGGCTGCAGAGCTGCTCGAGTTTCGCCGCCGCGTCGCCGGACTCGATCGCCTCGCGTGCGGCGTCGGCGCCCGCTTCGAGCGAGTCGGCCGCATCCGCGACGTAGATCGCCGCGCCGGCGTTTGCGAGGATGACGTCGCGTTTCGCGCCCGTCACGTCGCCCTCGACGATGCCGCGCATGTCGGCCGCGTTCTCCGCGGGCGAGCCGCCCGCGATGTCCGCGATCTCCTGTTCTCCGAGGCCGAGATCGGCAGCCTCGAGGGTGTACTCTTCGACGTCGGATCCGTTCACTTCTGCAGCGACGGTCTCGCCGTGGATCGCGATTTCGTCGGTGCCGGCGCCGTGGACGACCAGCGCGCGCTCGACGTCCATCCGCGCGAGCGCGTCCGCGAGAACGGGCACGAGGTCGGGATCGTAGACGCCGACGACCTGGGCGTCCGCGCCGGCGGGGTTCGTCAGCGGGCCGAGCACGTTGAAGACGGTCCGCATCCCGAGTTCCTTTCGCGGACCGATGACGGCCTTCATCGCCGGGTGAAACACCGGCGCGAGCATGAAGCCGATCCCGTCGCGTTCGATCGCGTCCTCGACGGCCGGAGGTTCGGCCTCGACGCGGACGCCGACCTCCTCGAGAACGTCGGCGCTCCCGGACGAGGAGGAAACCGAGTAGTTGCCGTGTTTGGCGACCGGCACGCCCGCTCCGGCGGCGACGATCGCGCTCGTCGTCGAGACGTTGATCGTATCGTAGTCGTCCCCGCCCGTCCCGCAGGTGTCGACCAGCGGTTCCCCGTCGGGCTCGATCGTTCGGGCCGCTTCGCGCATTCCCTGCGCGAAGCCGGCGATCTCGGCTTCGGTCTCGCCCTTTGCACGCAGCGCCGCGAGCAGCGCACCGATCTGTGCCTCCGTCGCGCCCTCGAACACCGCTCTCGAGGCCGCTCGAGCGTCTTTCTGTGTGAGATCCTCCCCGTCCGTAACCCGTTCGACGAACTCCTGCATAGTGAACACCAATGTACGTAGTTGTCTTACAATGTCCAAATCAGTACATCGACTTAAGCGTGTCGGAGGATCGTGGTTCGGACTCGCGTACGGCGGTCGATTCGAAACCTTCAATTACAGTGGGCAGCAACGATTGAGTGTAGTCGAGGTGGCGACGGACGCCACGGAACGCAAAACCAGGTCGGGTTGGTGGTCTAGTCTGGTTATGACACCTCCTTGACATGGAGGAGGCCGGCAGTTCAAATCTGCCCCAACCCATTTTTCGAGCGACAAATTGTGAGGAGCGGAGTCGTTCGAAACGGCTTCGCCGTTTCGTGATGACGAAAGACGCGCCGCGTTTTTCGAACCACGACGAACACGTCGCTCGAAAATTGTTACGGGGAGATTTAAACCAGACGAGTCGCAGCGCCCGAACGCAGTGAGGGCGACCGTCTCGGCGTAGTTCGAATCTGTCCCAACCCGTTTTGACGGAATAACTCCGACGAGCGACCCGTGACGCTATAGGCCACGGGATCGCGAACGATAGCGCCGAACACGGCGAGACGACCGTCGCACTGGGTTTAGATCTGGACGGTTGCTCGCTCTGTTCTCGAGGAGTCAGAAGACGATGTCTTCGGTGAGTCTATCGCATCGACGTCTCATTTCGAAGGATTCAGCTAGTCGAGTATCATCTACGAAACTGGCGATCTGATCGATCACCGCAGTAGTACTACAAGGTGCAGGGAAAAGCGTAACTGACGCCTGAGCGAACTCACTAGGAAATGGACAGTGAACCGTCCGCAAACTGGGAGTACAAAGTTATCGAGCCGCCGAGCGAGTTGACGAAACGCGAATCCTCGAACCCCGAGAGGCGGCTCAACGAACTAGCTGCCGACGGATGGCGACTCGTCGAGACCGTCTCGTACGACGGCGGCGGTACGAAGTTTTTGATCTTCGAGCGCTCGCTCGAGGACTGACTCTCGAGCCACACGATGAAGGATCTCTCGACCGACGACACGATGCGGGAGCGAGCCGACGAGAACCGCTACAAGCTCTGGGTACTGCTCAATGCGAATCGATGGCTACTCTCCGGGGTGATGGCGGCTGGCGTTTTTTTCGCGTTGATGCTCTGGGGCGTGTCGCGGCCGCCGTCGGCTCACCATGTAATGGCGACGACCGACTGGGTCAAGATGTCGTTTCAGGCGTTGATCGGTGCGCTCATCACGGGAACCACACTCGTCGTCTCGATCAATCAGCTGGTTCTCTCCCAGGAGATCGGACCGCTCGGCAGCCAGCGCCGTCGGATGGACCTCGCGATGGACTTCTACAAGAACACGGACGACCTGCTCGATTTTCCGAGCCCCGCCAACCCCGCCCTGTTCCTCAAGGAGCTAATCGATGCAAGCAGCGACCGGGCCCGCGCGTTCGAGGATACGGTACAGCGCAGCGACGACGAAGATCTCCGTACGCACGCCGAGGAGTACGTCGAGGACCTCCGCGAGAACGCGCAGGTAGCGACGGACGATCTGGAAAACGCCGATTTCGGGTCGTTCGACGTGATGAAGGCGGCGCTGAACTACAACTACGATCGGAAAATGTACGACCTCCGCTGGCTGTTGAACGAGTACGAGGGGAGTCTCACGAGCGAGCAGCGCGACGCGGGTACGGAGACGCTGACGGCGCTCACGATGTACGGACCCGCGCGTGAATACATCAAGACACTCTACTTCCAGTGGTCGCTCGTCAAACTCTCACAGGGAATTCTGTATCTCGCGGTGCCGGCACTCGTCGTCGCTGGTGGAATGGTGATGCTCGTCGATGGAAGTACGTTCGTCGGCACCATCCTCGGCGTCGATGTCTGGTTGTGGGTGATCAGTGCCGCGTACACGATCTGCGTGCTTCCGTTCTTGCTGTTCGTCTCGTACATTCTCCGTCTGGCAACGATCGCGAAGCGAACGTCCGCCATGGGTCCGCTCGTTCTCCGCGGAGACTGAGATCGCGACGATCGCTGAATCCTCGCCCCGCTTCCCGCTATTGTCCGCCGAAAACTCCCGATCGAGTTCCGTCCAGTCTCGTGCCACATGTTACTCACTTCCGCTCTCCTCACCCACAATCCGGGAGTACTTACGTGCGGAGTGCTGTTGTTTATCTAACCGAAAGAGGCGCTGTCCCTGGCACAGCTGGGACTGAACGTTCGTTTTTGGAATTCCCAAGAACGTGACCGAGACGCTTGCTCACGTTGCCGAACGTTTGCGTTCTCACGCGAGCGGCCACTCCGGCCGCGAGGCTGTGTTCTCCGGACTGCTATGATCGGATCTACCAATGGAAATTGAAATTGCGACGATTGGCGGCTACGAGGAAGTCGGCCGACAGATGACCGCTGTTCGCGCCGGTGACGACATCGTGATCTTCGACATGGGACTGAACCTGTCGAAGGTCCTGATTCACGACAATATCCGAACGGAAGGGATGCACAGTCTCGACCTGATCGACATGGGTGCGATCCCCGACGACCGGGTGATGAGCGACCTGGAGGGTGACGTGCAGGCTATCGTGCCGACGCACGGCCACCTCGACCACATCGGCGCCATCTCGAAACTGGCCCACCGATACGACGCACCCATCGTCGCGACGCCGTTCACGATCGAACTGGTGAAGGACGAGTTCGACGACGAGCAGAAGTTCGGCTCCGACAACGAGCTGATCAAGATGGAGGCCGGCGAGACGATGTCGATCGGCGACTCCGACGAGGTCGACCTCGAGTTCGTCAACGTCACCCACTCGATCATCGACGCGATCAACCCGGTTCTTCACACGCCCGAGGGCGCCGTCGTCTACGGACTGGACAAGCGCATGGACCACACGCCGGTCATCGGCGATCCGATCGACATGGAGCGATTCCGCGAGATCGGCCGCGAAGGCGTCCTCTGTTACATCGAGGACTGTACGAACGCGAACAAGAAGGGTCGGACGCCCAGCGAGAGCGTCGCCCGCGAGCACCTCCGCGACGTCCTCTACAGCATGGAGGACTACGACGGCGGCATCGTCGCCACCACCTTCTCCTCCCACATCGCCCGCGTGAAGAGTCTCGTCGAGTTCGCACGAGATATCGATCGACAGCCGATCCTGCTCGGCCGCTCGATGGAAGGGTACTCGGGAACCGCGAAGCGACTCGACGTGGATTTCCCGTCGGATGTCGAGATGGTCGGCTACCGCCAGTCCATCGAGCAGACGCTCGGACGGATCATGAACGAGGGCAAGGAGAACTTCCTGCCCGTCGTGACTGGCCACCAGGGCGAGCCGCGCGCGATGCTCACCCGGATGGCCCGAGGCGAGACGCCGTACGAACTCGACGAGGGTGACAAGGTCGTCTTCTCCGCGCGAGTGATTCCGGAGCCGACCAACGAGGGGCAGCGCTACCAGGCCGAGAAGCTCCTCGGCATGCAGGGCGCCCGCATCTACGACGACATCCACGTTTCGGGTCACCTCTGTCAGGAGGGCCACTACGAGATGCTCGACGCGCTCCAGCCCGAGCACATTATCCCCGCCCACCAGAACATGAGCGGCTTCTCGGGATACGTCGATCTCGCATCCAATCAGGGATACAAACTCGGACGCGATATTCACGTCACCTCGAACGGAGATATCATCGAACTAGCGTGAGGTAACACTCACCGTTTCGGTGAGTGGGATACCAGTAGCGGAGTCGCTGACCCGCCGTTTTCCGGCAGCGGTGCTGAACGTTGGAAACGTCTTGCAGGAGTGCTCTCGTGGCCAGCGCTACAGTAGCCACTGAAAGTCAGTGTACAGCCGACCGACGTCACCTCGAGGTCGACACCACCGACCTCGCCCACGACGGGTGTGCGATCGGTGTGTGACCCGTTCCAGTTGTTACGATAACGGTCAGATCGCAAGTGACCGGTGAAAGTACCGGAGTAATCGCGTTCGCCCGTCCGGTTGTCAGGTGCGACAACGAATGCGAGCGTCGTTTCCCTCAGCATGGAGCTTCATAGGGGAGGTAGCCAACGGTCGAGGAGTGTTACTCCTCTTTGGCTTCCTTGCTCTCTTTGATATCCTGTAGCTGTCCGATCAGATCGTCGGCCGAGCCGCCGGTCTCGAGTGTCATTTCCCCTTCGTAGTCGTTTTCGTGGACGTTTACGGCGGCGTCTTCGTCGTCTTCGTCGGCCACGTTTTGCTGCTGCTGCTCGGACTCGTCGTAGCTACCAAAACCCATAGTAGGAACTGAAACGCCCAGATATATAGCTCCCGTGGTTCACTCGCTCGCACCGTACCGACCGAAACGATTCACACCCGATCGCGCGACGGCTGTGCGACGAGCGTGCATCGGCTTTCAGCGACTCCCCTTCTCCGGGCAGTACTCGAGACTGTATCCGTCCGACGAGCGACCGGCGCCGAGCGCGAGACCGTTTCCGGGAGGATACCCGGAGTACGACGACCGGTTCCTGCGGACGGACTGAACGGCGAGGTTTTCGCCTCGAACGTCCCGTAACCGCGCGAGAGCGACGAACGCGGCGATCTCTCGAGGGCGGGTATCAGTCTAGCGCCCGGCTCGAGGGGCGCCTAGCGTCATGCCCGATTTGTACTTTCGTCGACGGCCGTTCTAGTCGAGTGCAATGTTCGAACCAGGACTTCTCACGACTTCGAAGGGGGTGTCCCGATAATGGCGTGGCAGGACTTCGTCTTCCTCGCGGGCAGTCTGCTGTCGGTCGCGTTCCTGTTCCCGACGTTGCGCGATTCGGCCGCCTGCGTTCCGCGAGCGACGAGCGTGCCGTCGATGGTAATCGGCGCAGTCTACTCGTTTACGTTCCTCACGCTCGGCATGTCGTTCTCCGCGTTCGGCGCGTTCGCAGCCTGCTCGATGTGGTCGCTCATCGTCTGTTTCCGCGCGCCGGGAACCGATCTGGTGGACGCGATCGCGACGCGAACCGGCGGTCGATGGTCGCTGCTCGTCGACGACTGCTACCGGTGGACGCGTCGGCTGTTCGTCCCCGCTCGGTACTCGAGTGACCGATACGTGAACGCGTTCGAGTAACGCCGCCGAGCCGGACTCGTGCGACCGTATCGACCTCTTCTCGCGGATTCTCGCGCTCGCTTTCGCCGCGGCGAGCGAGTACGCTCGTGGCAGTGCTCGGTACACTGCGGTACATTGGCTTTCTCTGCCGGATAAAGAGCCAAGGCCATAGCCGGCGGATGAGAGAACATGCCGTCTTCGCCACCCGCTCCCGAGCGACACTTCGAGACGATCGCACAGTGTGCTCGAGACGGGATCATTACGATCTCGCCCGATCTGACGGTGCGGTACGCGAACCCCGCGGTCGAGGAGATCTTCGGCTACTCGCCCGGCGAACTCGAGGGAGAATCGCTGGCCGGGGTCCTGTCGGAGGACCACGCGAGCGACCTCGAGGAGTGGATCGAGGGATTCCTCGACACCGGCGAAGAACCCGTCGACTGGGGTGACATTCGGCTTCAGGGGCGTCACAGCGACGGACGAACGGTTCCGCTCAGCCTTTCGCTCACCGACTTCGAACAGGACGGCCAGCGATACTTCAGCGGTATCGTTCGAGACGTGACGGAACAGGAGCGACGGGAGGCCCGACTGACGGGACTGAACCGGCTCGGACAGGAACTGAACGACGCGGAGTCGACCGGCGAAATCTGCGACCGGACCGTCGACGCCGCTCGTACGATACTCGAGCATCCGATAGCGGCGATCGGCCTGTACGACGACGAGGGCGGGCGGATCGAGCCGTGCGCCTGGACGCCGGAGGTGGACGAGATCGCGGATTCGGGACGGCTGTTCGCGACCGACCGATCGGTGCCGTGGGACGTATTCGTCACCCAGGAGCGACGCGTCGTGAACGACATCCTCGCCGAAACCGACCTCGAGGCGACCGACACGCAACTCCGGAGTGCGGTGTTCCACCCGATCGGCACCTACGGCGTCTTCGTCGCCGGAGCGACGGAGACGGACGCATTTCACGACGACGTCGATATCACGAGCGTGCTGGTCGGGAACGCGTACTCGTCGATGGAGCGCGTCGACCGGGAGCAAGCGCTGCGCGAACAGCGAAACGAACTCGCCGAGAAGACGGAGTCGCTCGACCGTCTTCGCCGAATTAACGACGTGATCCGGGAGCTGACGACGGCTCTGACAGAGGCGACGGGTCGCGACGAAATCACGACGGAGGTCTGTACGCAGCTCGCGGAGTCCAATCCGTACCAGTTCGCCTGGTTCGGATCGCGCGATCCGACCAGCGGCGAGGTCGTTCCGGAGGCGGCCGCCGGCGGCGAGAGCGGGTATCTCGAGGCGATTACGGTCACCGACAGCGATGACGAGCCCGCGTCGGATCCGACCGGCCGCGCGGTACGGACCCAGACGGTTCAGATCGAAAACGAGATCTACCGAAATCCGCCGTTCGAGCCGTGGCAACAGGAGGCGATCCAGCGCGGCTACCGGTCGAGTATCGCCATCCCGATTATCCACCAGGAGACGCTATACGGCGCCCTCACACTGTACGCGGCCGAGGAAGACGTCTTCGACGCTCTCGAGGTGTCAGTCCTACAGGAGCTCGG
This DNA window, taken from Natronococcus sp. CG52, encodes the following:
- a CDS encoding ribonuclease J — encoded protein: MEIEIATIGGYEEVGRQMTAVRAGDDIVIFDMGLNLSKVLIHDNIRTEGMHSLDLIDMGAIPDDRVMSDLEGDVQAIVPTHGHLDHIGAISKLAHRYDAPIVATPFTIELVKDEFDDEQKFGSDNELIKMEAGETMSIGDSDEVDLEFVNVTHSIIDAINPVLHTPEGAVVYGLDKRMDHTPVIGDPIDMERFREIGREGVLCYIEDCTNANKKGRTPSESVAREHLRDVLYSMEDYDGGIVATTFSSHIARVKSLVEFARDIDRQPILLGRSMEGYSGTAKRLDVDFPSDVEMVGYRQSIEQTLGRIMNEGKENFLPVVTGHQGEPRAMLTRMARGETPYELDEGDKVVFSARVIPEPTNEGQRYQAEKLLGMQGARIYDDIHVSGHLCQEGHYEMLDALQPEHIIPAHQNMSGFSGYVDLASNQGYKLGRDIHVTSNGDIIELA
- the trpD gene encoding anthranilate phosphoribosyltransferase yields the protein MQEFVERVTDGEDLTQKDARAASRAVFEGATEAQIGALLAALRAKGETEAEIAGFAQGMREAARTIEPDGEPLVDTCGTGGDDYDTINVSTTSAIVAAGAGVPVAKHGNYSVSSSSGSADVLEEVGVRVEAEPPAVEDAIERDGIGFMLAPVFHPAMKAVIGPRKELGMRTVFNVLGPLTNPAGADAQVVGVYDPDLVPVLADALARMDVERALVVHGAGTDEIAIHGETVAAEVNGSDVEEYTLEAADLGLGEQEIADIAGGSPAENAADMRGIVEGDVTGAKRDVILANAGAAIYVADAADSLEAGADAAREAIESGDAAAKLEQLCSQNRAEVPGQEAR
- the trpE gene encoding anthranilate synthase component I, whose translation is MTEPEQSSAERATLDVDREAFREHAGDSGDRPVVVRAVATLDVETSPLAAYAALTGRSSSSDQERSPYAFLLESAEKTASSDPDGAFRPNSSQTDRHARYSYVGYEPEAVVTVGPEGTSVEALSDDPPLESLETEPEGDTVDALRAALPDVRLANFPDHDRQHLEGGLVGFLAYDAVYDLWLEEVGLERPDSRFPDAQFVLTTKTLAFDERDGTVSLVFTPVLEAGDDPDEVYDALLAEATAVEETLGTAEEPETGGFVREDEVAGSKTTYEESVRRAKEHVLDGDIYQGVVSRTRELSGEIDPIGFYEAMREVNPSPYMYLLEHDELTVVGASPETLVSVRGREVMSNPIAGTCDRGSSPVEDRRLAGEMLADEKERAEHTMLVDLARNDVRRVAEPGSVRVDEFMNVLKYSHVQHIESTVTGELASGADGAEQRSAARETASPDAFDATRAAFPAGTLSGAPKIRAMEIIDELETEPRGLYGGGVGYYSWTGDADFAIVIRTATVEDERERDRITVQAGAGLVADSDPTAEYEETEKKMGGVLAALEAIEYDDDSADDPVETPPEVSR
- a CDS encoding bacterio-opsin activator domain-containing protein, which gives rise to MPSSPPAPERHFETIAQCARDGIITISPDLTVRYANPAVEEIFGYSPGELEGESLAGVLSEDHASDLEEWIEGFLDTGEEPVDWGDIRLQGRHSDGRTVPLSLSLTDFEQDGQRYFSGIVRDVTEQERREARLTGLNRLGQELNDAESTGEICDRTVDAARTILEHPIAAIGLYDDEGGRIEPCAWTPEVDEIADSGRLFATDRSVPWDVFVTQERRVVNDILAETDLEATDTQLRSAVFHPIGTYGVFVAGATETDAFHDDVDITSVLVGNAYSSMERVDREQALREQRNELAEKTESLDRLRRINDVIRELTTALTEATGRDEITTEVCTQLAESNPYQFAWFGSRDPTSGEVVPEAAAGGESGYLEAITVTDSDDEPASDPTGRAVRTQTVQIENEIYRNPPFEPWQQEAIQRGYRSSIAIPIIHQETLYGALTLYAAEEDVFDALEVSVLQELGETIAYALNTAERKQAFTSEQSVDLAFEIGEREGSVLAIADELGGRFELENLVERSDGSTTMFFAVRGPDSDAVVEWAKQRAQLHEIQLLADRDEEYLFECMLEESTVWSQLQQRGSVIREAVATPDSARIVIRIPRSADPRSFDALLEEAFGAVELVARRERDEPVMTPEEFEAEFRDRLTDRQDEVLQTAYYAGFFEWPRETQSGELADILGIAQPTVSRHIRSGEEKFLSMLYEDEDEDEDR
- a CDS encoding DUF5786 family protein; this translates as MGFGSYDESEQQQQNVADEDDEDAAVNVHENDYEGEMTLETGGSADDLIGQLQDIKESKEAKEE
- a CDS encoding phosphoribosylanthranilate isomerase, coding for MTRVKICGITTEDDLETAVDAGTDAIGVICDVPVDTHREVSPDRAAELVAAAPPFVTTVLVTMPDDPAAATELVDAVGADAVQIHGTLEPDELASVRERIDATLLVALDAGGATAATAERYDAVADGLLVDTPGEDGGGGTGETHDWNRTRTTTTDLESPVILAGGLTPENVADAVRTVEPFAVDVASGVETPEGGKDADAVRTFVERAKTASTPALQS
- a CDS encoding DUF4177 domain-containing protein yields the protein MDSEPSANWEYKVIEPPSELTKRESSNPERRLNELAADGWRLVETVSYDGGGTKFLIFERSLED